Part of the Hyphomicrobiales bacterium genome, AAACCAACGCTCGACCACGGCCTGCGTGACCGCCTCCATGCCGCCCGCCGTGACCGCCTCGATGCGCCCGTCCCAGAGCGAGCGCGGCGGCAGGTGGGCGGAGGTGTTGCACAGGACCAGCCGGCCGACGCGCCCCGGCATATTGACGGCGAGCCACTGGCCGACCATGCCGCCCATCGACAGGCCGCAGAAATGCGGCTTCGCGATGCCGACGGCATCGAGCAGGCCGACCGCGTCCTGGCACAGCATGTCGATGGAATAGGGCCCTTCGGGCGCCGCGGACTTGCCGTGGCCGCGGCTGTCGTAGCGCAGCAGCCTGAAATGCTGCGTGAACGTCTCGACTTGGCCGTCCCACATGTGCAGATCGGTGCCGAGCGAGTTAGACATCATCAGCACCGGCGCGTCCTCCGGGCCGTCGAACCGGTAGTGCAGGCGGGTTCCGTTCACTTCGGCAATTGGCATGTCGTCTATT contains:
- the pcaD gene encoding 3-oxoadipate enol-lactonase, producing the protein MPIAEVNGTRLHYRFDGPEDAPVLMMSNSLGTDLHMWDGQVETFTQHFRLLRYDSRGHGKSAAPEGPYSIDMLCQDAVGLLDAVGIAKPHFCGLSMGGMVGQWLAVNMPGRVGRLVLCNTSAHLPPRSLWDGRIEAVTAGGMEAVTQAVVERWFTAGFRSEHRDVVAKVRAMLLATPPAGYAASCMAIRDMDQRQTVSAIAALSMIVVGAHDPATPPDHGQFLQRAIHGSRLATIEAAHLSNIEAAAAFNQAVVTFLTN